A genomic window from Flavobacterium johnsoniae includes:
- a CDS encoding DUF58 domain-containing protein, producing MKFIKSLYLNNFFFYVLLGIIGLFVCAFIFPNIYNAVWLLVLGLVTFLGIDILLLYTVKTGIEAERITPEKLSNGDLNPIKISLKNHYNFSVLIKIIDEIPFQFQVRDFKILKTIDAATQKEISYELRPTERGEYLFGALNIYVSSPLKLISRRFIFDKNQMVPTYPSYIQLRKYDLIAFSNNLFQYGIKKIRRIGHTMEFEQIKEYVQGDDLRTLNWKATAKRNSLMVNQFQDEKSQSVYMAIDKGRVMQMPFDGLALLDYAINSALVLSNVILKKQDKAGLFSFSKKVENRVFAERRGSQMQKILETLYNIKTDFFESDYSRLYVDIKKNINQRSLIILYTNFETMDGLNRQLPYLKGIAKSHLLVVVFFSNTELNSIINKKTNTLQEVYDKVIAEKFMFEKRLIVNELKKYGIHSVLTQPENLTLDAINKYLEIKSRGIL from the coding sequence ATGAAATTCATAAAAAGTCTATATCTAAATAATTTCTTTTTCTATGTGCTTTTAGGCATTATAGGACTTTTTGTCTGCGCTTTTATTTTTCCAAATATTTACAATGCAGTTTGGCTTCTAGTTTTAGGATTAGTGACTTTTTTAGGAATCGATATTTTATTGTTATATACTGTCAAAACGGGGATTGAAGCAGAAAGAATTACACCCGAAAAATTATCAAATGGAGATTTAAATCCGATAAAAATCAGTTTAAAAAATCATTATAATTTTTCTGTTTTAATTAAAATTATCGATGAAATCCCGTTTCAATTTCAAGTTCGCGATTTTAAGATTTTAAAAACAATTGATGCCGCGACACAAAAAGAAATCAGCTATGAATTGCGTCCGACGGAACGCGGTGAATATTTATTTGGCGCTTTAAATATTTATGTTTCTTCGCCTTTAAAACTAATTTCGAGAAGATTTATTTTTGATAAAAATCAGATGGTTCCAACTTATCCATCTTATATTCAATTAAGGAAATACGATTTAATTGCTTTTTCGAATAATCTGTTTCAATACGGAATCAAGAAAATACGCCGAATTGGGCATACAATGGAATTTGAGCAGATTAAAGAATATGTTCAAGGTGACGATTTAAGAACACTAAACTGGAAAGCGACTGCGAAAAGAAACTCTTTGATGGTCAATCAGTTTCAGGACGAAAAATCGCAATCTGTTTACATGGCAATAGATAAAGGCCGTGTTATGCAAATGCCTTTTGACGGATTGGCTTTGTTGGATTATGCGATAAATTCTGCTTTAGTTTTGTCGAATGTCATTCTCAAAAAACAGGACAAAGCCGGACTTTTTTCTTTTTCTAAAAAAGTTGAAAATAGAGTTTTTGCAGAAAGAAGAGGTTCTCAAATGCAAAAAATTCTAGAGACTTTATACAATATCAAAACCGATTTTTTTGAAAGCGATTACAGCAGACTTTATGTTGATATCAAGAAAAATATCAATCAAAGAAGTTTAATTATTCTGTACACTAATTTTGAAACAATGGACGGCTTAAACAGACAATTACCTTATTTAAAAGGAATTGCAAAAAGCCATTTATTGGTTGTGGTTTTCTTTAGCAATACTGAATTGAACAGCATCATAAATAAAAAAACAAATACGCTTCAGGAGGTTTATGACAAAGTAATCGCAGAAAAATTCATGTTCGAAAAACGACTAATTGTAAACGAACTAAAAAAATATGGAATCCATTCGGTTTTAACACAACCAGAAAATTTGACTTTAGACGCTATTAATAAATACTTGGAAATTAAATCTAGAGGAATTTTATAA